A portion of the Bacteroidota bacterium genome contains these proteins:
- a CDS encoding pyridoxine 5'-phosphate synthase: protein MKRLCINIDHIATLREARAALEPDPVHAVPILENAGASGVVVHLREDRRHINDRDLRLLREVIKTKLDLEMAATAEMKSIALEVLPELVTLVPEKRMELTTEGGLDLRLTQAALSEYIPPLQDADIEVSLFIDPDPEQVALAAGLGADYIEIHTGEFANARTREARVYQIERIRAAAKQAHQLGLRVNAGHGLNYDNVVDMLAIHEIGEMSIGHSIIARSVFVGLDQAVRDMVALFRLFPAPDGLH, encoded by the coding sequence ATGAAACGACTCTGTATCAACATCGACCACATTGCCACCCTTCGTGAAGCCCGCGCGGCCCTTGAACCCGATCCGGTTCACGCTGTTCCCATTCTGGAAAACGCGGGAGCCAGCGGGGTGGTGGTTCACCTGCGTGAGGACCGCCGCCACATCAACGACCGCGATCTGCGTCTGCTGCGCGAGGTAATCAAGACCAAACTGGATCTTGAAATGGCCGCCACTGCCGAAATGAAATCCATCGCGCTGGAAGTGCTGCCCGAACTGGTGACCCTCGTTCCCGAAAAACGAATGGAACTCACCACCGAGGGCGGATTGGACCTCCGGTTAACGCAGGCAGCCCTGAGTGAATACATTCCTCCGCTGCAGGATGCCGATATTGAAGTCAGTTTGTTTATTGACCCAGATCCTGAGCAGGTTGCTCTGGCGGCTGGTCTTGGGGCCGATTACATAGAAATTCATACCGGCGAATTTGCCAATGCCCGCACCCGCGAAGCCCGGGTTTACCAGATTGAACGGATCAGGGCGGCTGCCAAACAGGCGCACCAGCTCGGATTGAGGGTCAACGCGGGTCATGGACTCAATTATGACAACGTGGTCGATATGTTGGCCATTCATGAAATCGGTGAAATGAGCATTGGTCATTCCATTATCGCCCGTTCCGTTTTTGTCGGACTGGATCAGGCGGTTCGTGACATGGTTGCTCTGTTCCGCTTATTCCCCGCACCGGACGGATTGCATTGA
- a CDS encoding DUF423 domain-containing protein, with the protein MTRVTGIRWKNTSGSDHLPSSPTDFVPSVFNPFTEPSLKNPEHLPPARPINLIFTGALLCLLSVALGAFGAHLLKGVIEEARLGTWETAVRYQFFHSIGILIAGIWYHISHRGKAVIAGYWFLLGLVLFSGSLYALVLTDIRWLGAVTPIGGVSFMIGWGYLAWSGKR; encoded by the coding sequence ATGACCAGGGTTACTGGAATCAGGTGGAAAAATACATCGGGGAGCGATCATTTGCCGAGTTCACCCACGGACTTTGTCCCGAGTGTATTCAATCCCTTTACGGAGCCTTCCTTGAAAAATCCTGAACACCTTCCGCCAGCCAGACCCATTAATCTGATCTTCACCGGTGCGCTTCTTTGTCTGTTGTCGGTTGCTCTCGGTGCCTTTGGCGCCCACCTGCTTAAGGGCGTGATTGAAGAAGCCCGGCTGGGCACCTGGGAAACAGCTGTCCGTTACCAGTTTTTTCATTCCATCGGCATTCTGATTGCCGGTATCTGGTATCACATCAGTCACCGGGGAAAAGCCGTCATTGCCGGTTATTGGTTTCTGCTGGGTCTGGTTTTATTCAGCGGGAGTTTATACGCACTGGTACTGACCGATATCCGTTGGCTGGGGGCTGTCACGCCCATTGGCGGCGTGTCCTTCATGATCGGATGGGGATATCTGGCCTGGAGCGGTAAACGATGA
- the era gene encoding GTPase Era has product MSTPTTGFRTGYVALAGPPNVGKSSLLNRLVGEKLSIVSHKPQTTRHRVMGIVTTGQFQAIFQDTPGYLVPDYLLQENMMAFARQSLSDADVVLLMFDAAAPRLPDVMSVLVADLNRLNKPVLAVLNKLDTSDAKRMERLSELIRSAIPAVQAVLPVSARTGEGTSQLMDALAPLLPEHPPLYPPDDLSTHQMRFFAEEMIREKIFLQFEKEIPYSSAVLVNAYTEREDGVDEISAEIIVERDSQKVILIGRKGEAIRNLGMAARRDIEQLTGRKVFLQLFVKVRKDWRKNRTFLKSYGYDPTS; this is encoded by the coding sequence TTGAGTACCCCTACCACCGGCTTCCGGACCGGCTATGTCGCACTGGCCGGACCGCCCAATGTGGGAAAATCCTCGCTGTTAAACCGGTTGGTGGGCGAGAAACTATCCATCGTCAGTCATAAACCCCAAACCACCCGTCACCGGGTAATGGGAATTGTCACCACCGGGCAGTTTCAGGCTATTTTTCAGGATACACCCGGTTATCTGGTCCCGGACTACCTGCTTCAGGAAAACATGATGGCCTTTGCCCGGCAGAGTCTGTCAGATGCCGATGTGGTTCTGCTCATGTTCGATGCCGCTGCCCCCCGCCTTCCCGATGTGATGTCGGTACTTGTGGCCGACCTGAACCGGCTTAATAAACCTGTTCTGGCGGTGCTGAACAAACTGGATACCTCTGATGCAAAGCGGATGGAACGGTTGTCTGAACTGATCCGGTCGGCCATTCCGGCTGTGCAGGCAGTCTTACCTGTCTCTGCCAGAACCGGTGAGGGTACCAGTCAGTTGATGGATGCATTGGCGCCTCTGCTACCCGAGCATCCGCCCTTGTATCCGCCCGATGATCTGTCCACCCATCAGATGCGGTTTTTTGCGGAAGAAATGATCCGCGAGAAAATCTTCCTTCAGTTTGAAAAGGAAATCCCGTATTCCAGTGCAGTTCTGGTAAACGCGTACACAGAGCGGGAAGATGGGGTTGATGAAATTTCGGCCGAGATCATTGTGGAACGGGACTCACAAAAGGTGATTCTGATTGGCAGAAAGGGTGAGGCCATCCGGAATCTCGGAATGGCCGCCCGCCGCGATATTGAACAGCTCACCGGCCGGAAGGTTTTCCTTCAGCTTTTTGTGAAAGTGAGAAAAGACTGGCGGAAAAACCGGACCTTTCTGAAAAGCTACGGATACGATCCCACCAGTTGA